One window of Esox lucius isolate fEsoLuc1 chromosome 25, fEsoLuc1.pri, whole genome shotgun sequence genomic DNA carries:
- the p2rx3b gene encoding P2X purinoceptor 3 isoform X1 gives MWSCITDFFTYETTKSVVVKSWTIGIINRVVQLLIIIYFIGWVFVHEQAYQIRDTAIESSVMTKVKGFGLSNNRVMDVAEYVTPSQGASVFCIITKVITTENQMQGECPESEKKFICTHNDNCTRFLNKAGGNGLPTGRCVPFNNTHNTCEIKGWCPAEIDDVKTSPMMEVENFTIFIKNSIRFPLFNFTKGNFLPTITTQYINTCNFDQENNTYCPIFKVGDVIRYAQQNFTKLAQKGGVIGIKIGWVCDLDKSEDKCSPSYSFTRLDAMSEKNQVSVGYNFRYAKYYKMDNGTDYRTLIKATAIRFDVLVNGNAGKFDMIPTLINMVAAFTSVGVGTVLCDIILLNFLKGAEQYKAKKFEEVHFKVSDTQIKRSISSNGLYRSRERNAVENRSNDSGAFSIGQYG, from the exons ATGTGGTCGTGCATCACAGACTTCTTCACCTACGAGACCACTAAGTCTGTGGTGGTGAAGAGCTGGACCATCGGAATCATCAATCGAGTCGTGCAGctcctcatcatcatctactTCATCGG GTGGGTGTTTGTACACGAGCAGGCATATCAGATCAGGGACACGGCCATAGAGTCCTCTGTGATGACAAAAGTCAAAGGATTTGGGCTGTCTAACAACAGAGTCATGGACGTAGCAGAATATGTCACTCCATCCCAG GGGGCCTCTGTGTTCTGCATCATCACAAAAGTAATCACCACAGAAAACCAAATGCAGGGAGAATGTCCTGAG AGTGAGAAGAAGTTTATATGTACGCATAACGACAACTGCACCAGGTTCCTCAACAAGGCTGGAGGAAATG GTCTTCCAACGGGCAGGTGTGTTCCTTTCAACAACACTCATAACACCTGTGAGATAAAAGGCTGGTGCCCTGCGGAAATTGATGACGTGAAGAC GTCTCCCatgatggaggtggagaacttCACAATCTTCATCAAGAACAGCATCCGTTTCCCTCTCTTCAACTTTACAAA GGGCAACTTCCTGCCTACCATCACCACTCAATACATCAACACGTGTAACTTTGACCAGGAGAACAACACCTACTGCCCCATCTTCAAGGTGGGGGACGTCATCCGTTATGCCCAACAGAACTTCACCAAGCTGGCACAAAAG GGAGGGGTGATAGGAATTAAAATTGGCTGGGTGTGCGACCTGGACAAGTCAGAGGACAAGTGTAGCCCCTCCTACTCCTTCACCCGTCTGGATGCCATGTCGGAGAAGAACCAGGTCTCCGTCGGGTACAACTTCAG GTACGCCAAGTACTACAAGATGGACAACGGCACTGACTATCGTACTCTGATCAAGGCCACCGCCATCCGGTTTGACGTGCTGGTCAATGGAAAT GCAGGGAAGTTTGACATGATCCCCACCCTCATCAACATGGTGGCTGCCTTCACGTCCGTTGGTGTG GGCACTGTCCTTTGTGACATAATACTCTTGAACTTCCTGAAGGGGGCGGAGCAATACAAGGCTAAGAAGTTTGAGGAGGTACATTTTAAG GTATCCGACACGCAGATTAAGAGGTCCATATCCAGCAACGGGCTGTATCGGAGTAGAGAGCGGAATGCGGTCGAGAATCGGTCAAACGACTCCGGGGCATTCTCCATTGGTCAATATGGCTAA
- the p2rx3b gene encoding P2X purinoceptor 3 isoform X2, whose amino-acid sequence MWSCITDFFTYETTKSVVVKSWTIGIINRVVQLLIIIYFIGWVFVHEQAYQIRDTAIESSVMTKVKGFGLSNNRVMDVAEYVTPSQGASVFCIITKVITTENQMQGECPESEKKFICTHNDNCTRFLNKAGGNGLPTGRCVPFNNTHNTCEIKGWCPAEIDDVKTSPMMEVENFTIFIKNSIRFPLFNFTKGNFLPTITTQYINTCNFDQENNTYCPIFKVGDVIRYAQQNFTKLAQKGGVIGIKIGWVCDLDKSEDKCSPSYSFTRLDAMSEKNQVSVGYNFRYAKYYKMDNGTDYRTLIKATAIRFDVLVNGNAGKFDMIPTLINMVAAFTSVGVGTVLCDIILLNFLKGAEQYKAKKFEEVSDTQIKRSISSNGLYRSRERNAVENRSNDSGAFSIGQYG is encoded by the exons ATGTGGTCGTGCATCACAGACTTCTTCACCTACGAGACCACTAAGTCTGTGGTGGTGAAGAGCTGGACCATCGGAATCATCAATCGAGTCGTGCAGctcctcatcatcatctactTCATCGG GTGGGTGTTTGTACACGAGCAGGCATATCAGATCAGGGACACGGCCATAGAGTCCTCTGTGATGACAAAAGTCAAAGGATTTGGGCTGTCTAACAACAGAGTCATGGACGTAGCAGAATATGTCACTCCATCCCAG GGGGCCTCTGTGTTCTGCATCATCACAAAAGTAATCACCACAGAAAACCAAATGCAGGGAGAATGTCCTGAG AGTGAGAAGAAGTTTATATGTACGCATAACGACAACTGCACCAGGTTCCTCAACAAGGCTGGAGGAAATG GTCTTCCAACGGGCAGGTGTGTTCCTTTCAACAACACTCATAACACCTGTGAGATAAAAGGCTGGTGCCCTGCGGAAATTGATGACGTGAAGAC GTCTCCCatgatggaggtggagaacttCACAATCTTCATCAAGAACAGCATCCGTTTCCCTCTCTTCAACTTTACAAA GGGCAACTTCCTGCCTACCATCACCACTCAATACATCAACACGTGTAACTTTGACCAGGAGAACAACACCTACTGCCCCATCTTCAAGGTGGGGGACGTCATCCGTTATGCCCAACAGAACTTCACCAAGCTGGCACAAAAG GGAGGGGTGATAGGAATTAAAATTGGCTGGGTGTGCGACCTGGACAAGTCAGAGGACAAGTGTAGCCCCTCCTACTCCTTCACCCGTCTGGATGCCATGTCGGAGAAGAACCAGGTCTCCGTCGGGTACAACTTCAG GTACGCCAAGTACTACAAGATGGACAACGGCACTGACTATCGTACTCTGATCAAGGCCACCGCCATCCGGTTTGACGTGCTGGTCAATGGAAAT GCAGGGAAGTTTGACATGATCCCCACCCTCATCAACATGGTGGCTGCCTTCACGTCCGTTGGTGTG GGCACTGTCCTTTGTGACATAATACTCTTGAACTTCCTGAAGGGGGCGGAGCAATACAAGGCTAAGAAGTTTGAGGAG GTATCCGACACGCAGATTAAGAGGTCCATATCCAGCAACGGGCTGTATCGGAGTAGAGAGCGGAATGCGGTCGAGAATCGGTCAAACGACTCCGGGGCATTCTCCATTGGTCAATATGGCTAA
- the LOC117594142 gene encoding C-type lectin lectoxin-Thr1-like: MKFVTLTVIMSLLGTNMALVLNRKTGGAAVPLDVQEVACEMPRACDMSKYSDWYRVGSTCVKYFKTPLNFSMAEMECRSAAPSGHLVSVHNCMVNSDVLCLVKKHNPQNLRFWLGGFELFQSGQYMWTDGSKWDFEEWTPGEPISRWTNREDCVEMNWSHVGKWNDDTCSKKKGYMCAFKRSHSSLDGAV, translated from the exons ATGAAGTTCGTCACCTTGACTGTGATTATGTCATTGCTCGGGACAAACATGGCGTTGGTcttaaacagaaaaacag GTGGCGCTGCCGTCCCACTAGATGTCCAGGAGGTTGCTTGTGAAATGCCCCGAGCCTGTGACATGAGCAAATACAGTGACTGGTACAGAGTGGGATCCACCTGTGTCAAGTACTTCAAGACTCCTCTCAACTTCAGTATGGCTGAG ATGGAGTGCAGGTCTGCTGCCCCCAGTGGCCACCTGGTGTCAGTGCACAACTGCATGGTCAACTCGGATGTCCTCTGCCTGGTGAAGAAGCATAACCCCCAGAACCTTCGCTTCTGGCTGGGCGGATTTGAACTCTTCCAG TCTGGTCAGTATATGTGGACGGACGGGTCCAAATGGGATTTCGAAGAGTGGACCCCAGGAGAGCCCATCTCACGGTGGACGAACCGCGAggactgtgtggaaatgaactGGAGCC ATGTCGGGAAGTGGAACGATGACACCTGTTCCAAAAAGAAGGGATACATGTGTGCCTTCAAGCGTTCTCATTCTTCCTTGGACGGAGCTGTTTGA
- the LOC105022879 gene encoding C-type lectin lectoxin-Thr1-like isoform X1: MKFVTLTVIMSLLGTNMALVLNRKTGGAAVPLDVQEVACEMPRACNMSKYSDWYRVGSTCVKYFKTPLNFSMAEMECRSAAPSGHLVSVHNCMDNSDLLCLVKKHNPQNLRFWLGGFELFQSGQYMWTDGSKWDFEEWTPGEPISRWKNREDCVEMNWSHVGKWNDDACSRKKGYMCAFKHSHSSLDGAV, translated from the exons ATGAAGTTCGTCACCTTGACTGTGATTATGTCATTGCTCGGGACAAACATGGCGTTGGTcttaaacagaaaaacag GTGGCGCTGCCGTCCCATTAGATGTCCAGGAGGTTGCTTGTGAAATGCCCCGAGCCTGTAACATGAGCAAATACAGTGACTGGTACAGAGTGGGATCCACCTGTGTCAAGTACTTCAAGACTCCTCTCAACTTCAGTATGGCTGAG ATGGAGTGCAGGTCTGCTGCCCCCAGTGGCCACCTGGTGTCAGTGCACAACTGCATGGACAACTCGGATCTCCTCTGCCTGGTGAAGAAGCATAACCCCCAGAACCTTCGCTTCTGGCTGGGCGGATTTGAACTCTTCCAG TCTGGTCAGTATATGTGGACGGACGGGTCCAAATGGGATTTCGAAGAGTGGACCCCAGGAGAGCCCATCTCACGGTGGAAGAACCGCGAggactgtgtggaaatgaactGGAGCC ATGTCGGGAAGTGGAACGATGACGCCTGTTCCAGAAAGAAGGGATACATGTGTGCCTTCAAGCATTCTCATTCTTCCTTGGACGGAGCTGTTTGA
- the LOC117594070 gene encoding P2X purinoceptor 3-like — protein sequence MWSCITDFFTYETTKSVVVKSWTIGIINRVVQLLIIIYFIGWVFVHEQAYQIRDTAIESSVMTKVKGFGLSNNRVMDVAEYVTPSQGASVFCIITKVITTENQMQGECPESEKKFICTHNDNCTRFLNKAGGNGLPTGRCVPFNNTHNTCEIKGWCPAEIDDVKTSPMMEVENFTIFIKNSIRFPLFNFTKGNFLPTITTQYINTCNFDQENNTYCPIFKVGDVIRYAQQNFTKLAQKGGVIGIKIGWVCDLDKSEDKCSPSYSFTRLDAMSEKNQVSVGYNFRYAKYYKMDNGTDYRTLIKATAIRFDVLVNGNAGKFDMIPTLINMVAAFTSVGVGTVLCDIILLNFLKGAEQYKAKKFEEVSDTQIKRSISSNGLYRSRELIAVGNRSNDSGAFSIGQYG from the exons ATGTGGTCGTGCATCACAGACTTCTTCACCTACGAGACCACTAAGTCTGTGGTGGTGAAGAGCTGGACCATCGGAATCATCAATCGAGTCGTGCAGctcctcatcatcatctactTCATCGG GTGGGTGTTTGTACACGAGCAGGCATATCAGATCAGGGACACGGCCATAGAGTCCTCTGTGATGACAAAAGTCAAAGGATTTGGGCTGTCTAACAACAGAGTCATGGACGTAGCAGAATATGTCACTCCATCCCAG GGGGCCTCTGTGTTCTGCATCATCACAAAAGTAATCACCACAGAAAACCAAATGCAGGGAGAATGTCCTGAG AGTGAGAAGAAGTTTATATGTACGCATAACGACAACTGCACCAGGTTCCTCAACAAGGCTGGAGGAAATG GTCTTCCAACGGGCAGGTGTGTTCCTTTCAACAACACTCATAACACCTGTGAGATAAAAGGCTGGTGCCCTGCGGAAATTGATGACGTGAAGAC GTCTCCCatgatggaggtggagaacttCACAATCTTCATCAAGAACAGCATCCGTTTCCCTCTCTTCAACTTTACAAA GGGCAACTTCCTGCCTACCATAACTACTCAATACATCAACACGTGTAACTTTGACCAGGAGAACAACACCTACTGCCCCATCTTCAAGGTGGGGGACGTCATCCGTTATGCCCAACAGAACTTCACCAAGCTGGCACAAAAG GGAGGGGTGATAGGAATTAAAATTGGCTGGGTGTGCGACCTGGACAAGTCAGAGGACAAGTGTAGCCCCTCCTACTCCTTCACCCGTCTGGATGCCATGTCGGAGAAGAACCAGGTCTCCGTCGGGTACAACTTCAG GTACGCCAAGTACTACAAGATGGACAACGGCACTGACTATCGTACTCTGATCAAGGCCACCGCCATCCGGTTTGACGTGCTGGTCAATGGAAAT GCAGGGAAGTTTGACATGATCCCCACCCTCATCAACATGGTGGCTGCCTTCACGTCCGTTGGTGTG GGCACTGTCCTTTGTGACATAATACTTTTGAACTTCCTGAAGGGGGCGGAGCAATACAAGGCTAAGAAGTTTGAGGAG GTATCCGACACGCAGATTAAGAGGTCCATATCCAGCAACGGGCTGTATCGGAGTAGAGAGCTGATTGCGGTCGGGAATCGGTCAAACGACTCCGGGGCATTCTCCATTGGTCAATATGGCTAA